ACATCTCTGACGACCTTCTCATCGCCGCCGACGTCGTCACCGCCCTGGTCGATGAGCTCCAGAAAGGGCCGGACGCCATCCGGGTGAGGGCCAGCCTCGTCGAGGGGCGGGTCATCTCCCGCTCCGGGGACGTCTTCGGCCCCACCGTCAACCTGGCCTCCCGGCTCGTGGACGCGGCCGAACCCGGCGGTATCCGCCTGGACGAGTCCACCGCCATGGCCATCCTCCGCTCGCCGGAGGCGGCACGGTACCGGGTGGGGCAGTGCCATGAGGTGGTGGCCAAAGGGCTGGGGCAGATCGTGCCCTGGTCGCTGGAGCGGACCTCGCCGACCCGCCCCTGAGTCGGAGCCGTCGTTCCGTTACCATCTCGTGATTTTCTGTCCGTTCGGCTTGTGAACGAGCCTCTCGAGCTCGAGGTTTTCCGCGGTATCGTCGCCGAAACGTGTTCTTGGTGTGAGCGGGTGGGGGAGTCGCCGCCCCGGAACTGGTCACGTCTTGGTATCTTCTCCACCCCTGGGACGATGGCGGTGGGGCGTGTCGTCACCTAACATCGCGGATGTGACAACTGTTCTGCTCGTCGAAGACGACCCTGCCATCTCCGAACCCCTCGCCCGCGCCTTTGGACGCGAGGGCTATGAGGTCCTGACTCATGGCACCGGTAAAGGCGCCCTCGAGGAGGTCTCGGCCGCTGACATCATCGTCCTGGACCTGGGGCTGCCGGATATCGACGGCCTGGACGTGGCCCGTCAGGTGCGGGCCCAGGGCCTAACCATTCCGATCCTCATGCTCACCGCCCGTAGCGAGGACTCCGACCTCGTCGTCGGTCTGGATGCCGGAGCCGATGACTACGTCACCAAGCCCTTCCGCCTGGCCGAGCTGTTGGCGCGCGTGCGGGCGCAGGTCCGCCGCGCCTCGGGGGAGGCCACCGAGGATGAGTTGAGCGTCGGTGAGATCCGAGTCGACGTCGCTGCTCACCGGGCCTTCGTCGGTTCGCGCGAGCTGCAGCTGACAACCCGGGAGTTCGAGCTGCTCCGGGTCCTGGTGCGTGCCGGCGGCAAGGTCGTCTCCGGTGAGGACATCCTCAAGGAGGTCTGGGGTGAGGACCCCACCGGCAGCCCCCAGACCCTCCAGATGCACGTGACCTGGCTGCGTCGCAAGCTCGGTGACGATGAGGAGCGGCCTGCGCTTCTGCTGGCCCAGGAGGACGGTTACCTCCTGAGCGTCGGTTGAGCCGCTGACCGGGAGGGCCTCCCCGGAGGAGTGACGGGTTCCCACGCCGCCTCGATGAGCTGATCGGGGCTGAAGGAGGACGTGCCATGCGGCGTTACGCCATGACGATGACGATGTCGGCGGTGTCCGTGGCCGTCGTCCTGCTGGGACTGCCGCTGGGTGGCGCCTGGATCGTCAGCGCGTTGCGCTCCGCCGGAAGCGGTGACCGGGTCATCATCATCGGCACGGTCATCCTCACGGTTCTGGTGCTCACCGGTACCGCGCTCACGGCGGCCTCCGTTGTGGCCTCCCGGGTCTCCAGGCGCATCTCGGCCCCGCTCATCTACCTGGCTGCTGAGGCCGAGCAGCTCGGCAGCGGTCAGGTCCGCCCGAGGCTGCGCTCCTCGGGGATCGAGGAGATCGACCTGGTCCAGGCCGAGCTTGTGCGCTCGGCCGAGCGCGTGGCCGGGCGCATCGCCGCTGAGCGACAGTTCGCCTCCGATGCCTCCCACCAGCTGCGCACGCCGCTGACCAGCTTGTCACTGCGTCTGGAGGAGATCGAGCTGCTCGCGGGTGAGGAGGAGGTGCGGGCGGAGGCCCACGCCTGCCTGGAGCAGGTTGAGAGGCTCACCGGCGTTGTTGAGGACCTGCTCAAGGTCTCGCGCCGTTCCGGGGGCGGGACCACGGAGGCGCTTCACCTCAAGGACATCTTCGCTCAGCAGCGCGAGGAGTGGGAGCCGGCCTTCGAGCAGGCCGGGCGCACCATCACCTTCTCCGATGAGATCAGCCACCCGGTGCTGGCCACGCCCGGGTCCCTGGCCCAGGTGCTGGCCACCGTCATTGAGAACTCCCTGCGCTACGGGGCCGGGACGACCTCGGTGAGTGTGCGTGGGGCCAACGGCGGTCATGCGGTCTTCATCGACATCGCCGATGAAGGAGAGGGCGTGGCCGAGGACATCGCACCGCACGTCTTCGAGCGGCATGTCTCCGGCTACGGCTCCACCGGCGTCGGGCTGGCCCTGGCCAAGGACCTCGTCGAGGCCGACGGCGGCCGCATCGAGCTGTCGCAGCGCAGCCCGGCCGTCTTCTCCATCCTGCTCAACGCCGTCCCCAAGTCCCTGGACCCTAACAACGTCCTCCCGCAGGGCGCGCTGGTCTCGGTGGGCCGGCGTCGTCGCTTCTGAGTCGCTGCTGAACCCTCGCGCGACGACGAGGTGAGGGCTGAGAGGCGGGGCGTCAGGACTTCTGGCGGCGGGACTTGACGATCTTTGAGACGGCGGAGGCGAGCATCGGTGCCACCGAGATGAAGACGATCACCAGGATCATCGTGTCGATGTTCTCCCGGATCCACTCGAAGGAACCCAGGAAGTAGCCCAGCCAGGTGATGCCGAAGGCCCAGAAGGTGGCGCCCAGGACGTTGAAGGTGATGAAGTGGCGGTAGTGCATCTTGCCGACGCCCGCGATGACGGGGGTGAAGGTGCGCACGATCGGCACGAACTGGGCCAGGGTGACGGCCTTGCCACCGTGGCGCTCGAAGAAGTCCGAGGTGCGCTCCACGTACTCCTGCTTGAACAGACGGGAATCCGGCTTGTTGAAGATCGCCGGCCCCGCCTTGCGCCCGATGAGGTAGCCGGTCTGGTTGCCGGCGACGGCCGCGAGCCACACGAGGGGGGCCGCCACCCAGATGTGGACGGGAACTCCTTCGGCCGGGTTGGTCTCGCCGATGGCCACGAACATCCCCAGGGTGAACAGCAGTGAGTCACCGGGCAGGAAGAAGCCGATGAGCAGGCCGGTCTCGGCGAAGATGACGAGCATGACGCCGAGGATGGCCCAGGGGCCGATCCAGCCGACGAAGGCTTTGATGATGAAGGTGGCGTCGAGCCACTCGGGGCCGAGCATCGGTGCGTGGACTAAGGGGAGGGCGGTGGGCAGGTTCAGCGCCGGTGCCAAGGAAGTCAGGGCAGTCACCGTGCAAGGCTAAACGCTGTCCCGGCGGCCATGCCGTGAGAGCGATCCCCTCGGGGCTGTGGCATCGGGCACCCCGCAGACCACAGTTGATCGGACCGGTCCTATCGGGGCTCAGGGGCGAGCTGAACGGGAACGGCCGCAGACTCGGGCCCGCTGCCTGCCTGCCCCTGGGCGGTGGTGTTGTCGGTACTGTCGGTGTCGTCGCCGGGGGAGCGGTCCTTGTGCCCGGTGAAGACGATGTAGTGGTAGAAGACGAAGCGGAATGCCGTCCCCAGGCCGAAGCCGACGACGTAGGCGGCGACATTGTCCGCCAGCGGGGAGGTCAGCCCCAGGACGTGATGGGTGAACAGCAGGCAGAACTGTGTGATGGCGATACCGCCCAGGTTGGCCAGGACGAACAGCGTGGCCTCGCGGGCGACGTTCTTCTGGGTGCGGCCCCGGTAGGTCCAGTAGCGGTTCGCGATCCATGAGAAGACGGTCGCCGTCGAGGAGGCCATCAGCTGGGCGGAGTTGGGGTGACCGGAGAGGACACCGGTGGGGCCGTGCTGGAGCAGGTTGAACAGGCCGACGTCGATCACGTAGGCCGCAGCGCCCACCATGCCGAACTGCATGAACTCCTTGACGAGGGCGATGAGCCTCTGGGTCAAGGAGTTGCCGGAGGAGCGCGTCATGGCGGGCATCCTATGCCGATCACAGTCAGGTCACGCAAACCGGGGCCGCTCACGGCACCCAGTGAACACTGACGCTGCCCAGGTCCCACACCCACGAGACCCACAGCAGCTGGCCGGCGACGCAGGCCGCCAGCAGGGCCAACCGTCGGCGGATGGTGCCGGCCGCCGCGGCCAGCGCCCAGCCCACCGGGGCCAGGGGCAGCAGGAGACGCAGCACCGACGTCGTCGGATCGAAGAAGACCAGGAGGTAGAGCAGGTAACCCAGGCACCAGAACCAGGCCGCGGGCCCCAGGGCCCGCAGGCTCGGGGCGCTCAGGAGCAGGCCCACGGCGACAAGCACGACGACCAGCAGGGCCGGACCCAGGTGCGGACCCACCCAGTCGCCCAGGCGGACTGCCCACTGCACGACGGGCGCCAGGTCCGCCCCACGCCAGGAGGTCTCGGTGGCGGTGTAGGCGTCCTGTCGGCCCGTGACCAGCCAGGCGATGACCGGCCAGCTCAGGGCCGCCGAGCAGGTGAGCAGGGCCAGCGCCAGCAGTCGCAGGCGTGCGCCCGGCGCCTGAGGGGCGTGACCCGGCAGAAGACGGGAGAACCAGGTGGGTGGGACCCAGCCCCGGGCGCAGGCCACCTCCCAGACCCACCACAGCCCCAGCGCCGCCCCCAGCGGGACACCGATGGGGCGGGCGAAGCAGGCCGCCAGCGCCACGGGGATAGCGGCCAGTGCCCGCCCACGGCTCACCAGCCACAGCGTCAGCCCTACCAGGACCAGCCCCAGGGGCTCGGCGTAGGGGACCTGGAGAACCGCGGCGCACGGCGAGGACCAGACCAGAGCCACCGCCCACAGGGAGGCCCGGCCGCCCGTCAGTGGTGAGAGCCAGCGGTCCATGACGATCGCCGCCGACGCCGAGGCCAGGACCGACACGAGGGCGGCGCGCACGTAGAAGGACCAGCCGGTCCATCCCAGCAGGGAGGCCACAGCGCTCAGCAGTGGCATGAAGGCCCACGTGTTCTGGGCCACTCGTCCGTCGTCGCCGACGGGCAGCCGCTCCGGGTAGCCCTCCTCAACGATCCGGTTGTACCAGCCGGCGTCCCAGAAGCGCAGGTGCTCCTCCCAGGACGGCGCGGCCCCAGCCCACGGGGTGACGGGCGTGTCCTGGGCGCCCAGCCGCAGAATGATGAAGGTCAGGGTGCTCGCCACCGCCCAGACCGTCAGGACCTGGAGCCAACGGCGCGGCCCCGAGGCAGCGCCGTGCGTCGAAAACGAGGGCAGGGCCTGGCGGGAGGTGGAGGACGCGGAGGACTCTGAGACGGGTGGGGTCACGGCCCCACCCTACGGTCTGGACCCGGGCGCGGTGAGGATGAGCGACATGCGGGTAGCCTTGGGGTGTGAGCGCACCCATCGTCGCCGTGATCGGAGGCGGGCAGCTGGCCCGCATGATGCAGGAGGAGGCCAGTGCTCTGGGGATTCACCTCAGAGCACTGGTGGAGGCCGCGGACGGGTCCACCGGACAGGTGACCCCGGACGCCCCCGTCGGGGCCGCCGACGACGAGGCTGCCGTGCGCGCCGTCGTCACCGGGGACGGGACTGACGGGCCCGCAGGGGGGCCTGCCTCGGTTCTCACCTTCGAGCACGAGCACCAGGACTCGGCCCTTCTGGAGAGGCTCCAGGCCGAGGGAGTCAGTGTCCAGCCCACCCCGCAGGCCCTGACCCTGGCGCGCGACAAGCTCGCCATGCGGAGGATGATGAGCGGGGCCGGGCTCCCGCAGCCCGCCTGGGCGGAGATCGGCGGGCCGCAGCAGGAGAGCACCGAGCAGATGGTCGATGCCATTGAGGCCTTCGCCGCCGAGCACGGCTGGCCCGTGGTCCTCAAGACGCCGCGTGGAGGCTATGACGGCCACGGGGTGCTGCTGGTGCGCAGCGCCGAGTCCCTGCGCCAGGGCGAGGCGGCCGAGTGGATCGCCTCGGTGGCGCGCGCCCGAGCTGGCCAGGGCGACGGCCGCGGGGCCGGAGGGGGAGGCAGCCTCGGAGGAGCAGCGGTGACCAGTCTCCTGGTGGAGCAGGCGATCCCCTTCACTCGCGAGCTCGCCGTCCTGCTGGCCCGCACCCCCAGCGGGCAGGTCGCGGTGTGGCCGGTTGCCCAGACGGTCCAGGAGGACGGCATGTGCGCCGAGGTCCTGGCGCCGGCGCCCGGTCTCGACTCGGCCGCCGTCGAGGAGGCCGAGCTCATCGGCCGCACGGTCGCCGAGCGCGCCGGGGTGACCGGGGTGCTCGCCGTCGAGCTCTTCGCCGTGGAGACCTTCGGGGAGCCCACGCGCCTGTACGTCAACGAGCTGGCGATGCGTCCCCACAACTCCGGGCACTGGACCCAGGACGGGGCCGTCACCAGCCAGTTCGCCCAGCACCTGCGGGCGGTTCTCGACCTGCCGCTGGGGGCCACGGAGGCCACGGCGCCCACCACCGTCATGGTCAACCTCATTGGCGGCCGTCGCGAGCCGGGACCCGATGTCCTGGCCCGGGCCATGGCCGCGCACCCCGAGGCCCGCATCCACCTCTACGGCAAGCAATGGCGAACGGGACGCAAGCTCGGGCACGTCACCATGACGGTCGGCCCGGACCAGGAGGTCGCCGACGTCGTCGAGCAGGCGCGCGGGGCCGTCGCCATCCTGCGCGGGGACGCCTGAGCCGGCCGCATTCAGACCACGGCACGCAGGACACGACAGAACACTGCAGGACACCGAAAACAGGGAGGACGTTGATGAACGAGGTCAGCGCAACGACGGCGGACATGCAGGACGCGGGACGACCGGTGGTCGGCATCGTCATGGGGTCGGACTCGGACTGGCCGGTCATGGGGGCCGCAGCCGAGGTCCTCGACGAGTTCAAGGTGGCCTATGAGGCCGACGTCGTCTCCGCCCACCGCATGCCCACCGAGATGATCGACTACGGGCGCACCGCTGCTGAGCGGGGGCTGCGGGTCATTATCGCCGGCGCCGGGGGAGCGGCCCACCTTCCCGGAATGCTGGCGGCCGTCACCGAGCTGCCGGTTATCGGGGTGCCGGTGCCGCTGAAGTACCTCGATGGCATGGACTCTCTGCTGTCCATCGTGCAGATGCCCGCCGGGGTCCCGGTGGCCACCGTCTCCATCGGCGGGGCCCGCAATGCCGGGCTGCTGGCGGTGCGCATCCTCGCCTCCGGTCAGGGGCCGGAGGCCGCTCGCCTGGGGGCTGCGATGCGGGCCTTCCAGATGGACCTCAGCGAGGTCGCCCACGCCAAGGGCGCCGCCCTGCGCGAGCGGCTGCAGGATTGATGATCAACCGTTTGCGGGACGAGCGCGAAGGTCGCTGGCTGTGTCAGGAGCCGGCCTTGAAGGCCTCTTGCCAGAACTCATCGGCGTCCTAGTCGGCTTTCATTCCCAGGGCATTCAGTGGGATGCGTTGATATTCGCCTAAAAGAGAGTGCAGCCTCAGACCTGAATCATGACAGATTGATGGCTCTTCGTGTTTGAGGGTGTGGTAGGTGGGGCTTGTCGGCTGGTTTAGGTGGTTGCTGCCGGGTGGTCTTTGAGGCGTCCGGTGTGGATGAGGCTGCGGATGGTGTAGCTGGTGAGGTTGCGGAAGTCCAGGGCGATGCCGCGTAGGTGCTCCAGGCGTCCGTTGATCGCCTGACGTGGGGCCGTTGGAGGTGCGGGGGCGGTCGAAGTAGGCCAGGACGTCCTGGCTGCGGCTGATCAGGGTTCTGGCCAGTGTCTGGATCTCCTCAAGCCCGTCGGGGATGGCCTGCCTCAGGGAGTCGATGAGCTGTTGCGTCAGGTACTTTCCCAGAACCGCCTCCTCGGCGCGGTAGGCCTGGATGAGGCGCTGGTAGACGCCCCAGGAGGCCTGGACCGCAGCGTGGCGATCATCAGCGAAGAGGGTCTCGAGACGCTCGGTCTGGGCGTCGGTGAGCAGGCCGGCCCCGGTCAGCGGAGTGCGCCGGGCCCGGTAGAGCCGGTCACCCGCTCGGCCCCGCCGGCCCGTGATCGCCCGTTGGATGCTACGGCGGCACTGGTCGAGCTTGTCTCCTGCTAGGGACACGACGTGAAAGGGGTCCATGACCGCCCGGGCCTGTGGGAGCTCCTCGCCGGCGGCGCTCTTGGGACCCGGTGAAAAACCGCCCCGTGGCTACCACCTCGACCCGCCCACGCCAGTCCTGGTCGCGCTGGGAGAGCCAGGTCTTGTAGGGGCTTCTTGGACCGGCCCGGGACCACGTCCACAAGCCGGGCCGGACCACTGCGGTCGCGTACGGGGGTCAGGTCGATGATGACGGTGACATAGCGGTCGCCCCGCCTGGTGTGGCGCCACACAGAGGGGGTACCTCCCGTATGAGAGCGAAGCGCGCGGGGGAGTCGTCGACGCCGAGGACCTCCACCCCCTTGAATCGGTCGGGCGCCTCGTTGAGGATCTGCTTGGCTCGGGTCAGGATTGCGTTGTTGGTGGTGTGCCAGGAGATCCCCAGAGCGGCTGCCACCCGACAGACCGACATGCACTCCAGGGCAAGGGCCCGCAGCCCCCACTCCACCGCCGCGCGGGTCAGCCGGGTCCTGGGCTCAGCCAAGCTGGAGGTGTCCTGTCTCCACACCCGGCGGCAGTGGGTGCAGGCGAAGCGCCGCAGGCGCACCACCAGCTGCGTGGGCCTCCACCCCACCGGTACGTGGGCCAGGCGCCGTCCCACGAGCCCGCCCCTGGGCGCCGCAGGCCTTGCAGAAGGGGTCCTCGAACCCGGTCGGCATGCGGCACTCGATCACCGCGCGCTCCGCCGTGAGGTGCTGGCCCACCGCGGTCAGCCCCAGGGCGTCCAGCCCCAGGAAGGTCGTCAGATCAGGGCCGGTGAAGGTAGTCTCAGGCACATCGAGGTCTCTCAGGTGGCGTGTGTAGTAGCTCCCATCATCGGGGGACCTCGACCCCTACCCGGCGTAACGACGCGCCCGCCCCACCTATACACTTCAATAGGCTTCACCTACCACACCCCCAAACGCGAAGAGCCGGTTTGTCCTCTCATTGCAGGGGGTTGGCATGTAAAAACCCCCGATTTGGGCGTGCTCTGACGAGCGAGAGGCCTGGGGGTGTTGTGGGGTCAGTCTACACGGGTTTACGAGGTGCGAGGGGGGTGGGCAAAGGGCGCACCGATCTGTGTTGTCTCATGACTTCTGGGAGTTTCGGATGTCATGACATCTCAAGGCACTGGTGGGGCGAGTGGATCGGTCCTGATTGCCGTTGCTTGCCTCGTCGGTAGGGGACTGACCGGGCTGCTCGCAGTCGTTCGGATGGCTCCCGGCATCGTCTGGACGCAATGCACGAAGGTTGGGTGCTACTGGAGGAGGGTTGGGTGTACTCCAGGTAGGTGGGGCCTTCGTGCAGTACGCACAACCCTTGGCCAGTAGATCCCGACCCTCGTGGAGCAGGCCGACTCGGGCCCACTCGAGCCAGTTCTGGGCGGACCCGGCGTCGAACCATGACCACCGGGACCCTGTGTAGACAGCGGGCAGGGAGCGGTGGGGGTGGACCTATGACGGAGGCGTCGGGCTGTGCCGTAAGAACCCCTGACTCACTCCTGCGCGGCCCGGTGTCCACAGCGCTGACATTACCGAGCCTGCCGGCGAATCACCCAGCGGAGATCGTTGGAATACTGCGGTTCTTCTTCGGTGTGCAGCGCCGGTGCGGGGTTGATGTCAGCACCGTGGACACCCACACCCCGTCATGCTCCGTCATGCCTCGCCCCTCAGCCGCCCTCGCCTCCAGGGCCACCAGCCTGCCCCGGGTTCCCGCCCGAGCGAGTGTCTCAGAAGTCATGACACTAAGATGTCTCAGAAGTGAGGAGACAACACAGTACCCCCAAGGTGCGACCTCGAGCCTGAGGATACGAACTCGTGAATGGCGGGTAGACGACGCGTGGATCTCGCGTTCGTTTCTGTTCGTTTCTGAGCGAGCGTGGGTAGACTGTGGACATGAGCATTCTCGTTGCTGGAGGCGCCGGCTACATCGGCGCGCATGTGGTCCGACTTCTCCTCGAGCGCGGGGAGGAGGTCGTCGTCGTCGTCGATGACCTGTCCTACGGGACGCCGGAGCGAGTCAAGGGAGCCTCCCTCGTCGAGCTCGACGTCGCCAGCGGCCAGGCCCCCGAGGCTCTCGCCGAGGTCATGAGCACGCGCGGCGTCACCGCCGTCATCCACTTCGCCGCCCGCAAGCAGGTGGGCGAGTCCGTCGAGCGCCCCGCCTGGTACTACCAGCAGAACGTCGGCGGCCTGGCGAACATGCTGCTGGCCATGGAGACGGCCGGCGTCAAGCAGATGATCTTCTCCTCCTCGGCCGCCGTCTACGGCATGCCCCCGGTAGAGGTCGTTCCCGAGGACATCGACTGCCACCCCATCAACCCCTACGGCGAGACCAAACTCATCGGGGAGTGGATGATGGCTGACGCCGAGAAGGCCTGGGGGCTGCGCTGGGCCGGCCTGCGCTACTTCAATGTCGCCGGAGCCGGCTGGGACGACCTGGGCGACATGGCCACCCTCAACCTCATCCCCATGGTCCTCGACCGCCTCGCCAAGGGCGAGACCCCCAAGATCTTCGGCACTGACTACCCCACCCCCGACGGCACCTGCGTGCGCGACTACATCCACGTCAAGGACCTGGCGGTCGCCCACATTGCCGCCCTGGACTACCTGGCCGGCGGCCAGGAGATGGCCGAGCACGTCTTCAACGTCGGCACCGGCCAGGGCGCCTCGGTGCGGGAGGTCGTCTCCAAGGTCATCGCCTCCACGGGCCTGGACCTGGAGCCCGAGGAGCTCGCCCGCCGCGCCGGCGACCCTCCCCAGCTCATCGGCAACGCTACCCGCATCGGCGAGGTCCTGGGGTGGAAGGCCGAGCACGACCTGGACGACATCGTCACCTCCTCCTACACCTCCTGGCAGGCCGACCCCAACCGGCCCCACTTCGGCTGAGCGTCAGGACTGGTTGAAGTCCGCGGCCGTCAGCTTCCCGTCGCGCAGCTTCGAGAAGAAGTTCGGGGCGGTGGTGTCCTGCAGCAGTACCGTCTCGCCGATGTCGGCGTCCTCGGGGGAGTAGGCGGGGTCCTCAATGGGCGGGGCGCCGGTCAGACCGCTGCCGGAGGCGGAGCGGAAGGCCAGGACCATCTGGGCGATGCTCATGGTGCCGGCGCTACGATCCACCGTGAGCGCGTTCGTGCCGGCGTCGACCAGCGCGTCCTGCCGGGAGAAGGAGAAGGCGGTGGACGGCGCTGCCGCCTTGGATACCACTGCGGAGATGACGGCGCGCTGGCGCTGACCGCGACCCACGTCACCGTTCGGGTCCGACTTGCGCATCCGGGAGTAGGCCAGCGCCTTCGTCCCGTCCACCGTCTGACACGTGCCCTGAGAGGTGTCCCAGACCAGGCCGGAGTCCTCATCGGCGACGTCGTAGTCCAGGCAGACGTTGACCCCGCCGACGGCGTCGACCATCTGGGACACCCCGGTCATGCCGACCTCCACATAGTGGTCCACGGTCAGCCCGGAGAGCTTCTCCACGGTCTGGACCAGCAGCTTGGGGCCGCCGAAGGAGTAGGCGGCGTTGATCTTGTTCTCCCCGTACTCGGGGATGTCTACGTAGGTGTCGCGCGGCAGGGAGGTCAGGCTCGTCTGCCCGTTGTCCGCCTTGTGCAGCAGCATGACGGAGTCGGCACGCGCCCCCTCGGTCTCGTCCTGAACGGCGCCCCCACGTGCATCCGATCCCACGATGAGCCAGGTCTCGCCGGGAGTGTCTGCCGCCCCGGACAGGGCATCGACGCGGTGGAGCTGGGAGGAGACGTCGTTCCACAGCCAGGCGACCCGCGCTGCGATGAGAGCCAGGACGACGACGATGACGACGACTGTCCAGCCCACGATCCGGCGCCACCTCGGACGGGAGCGCTGCGGTCGCCGCGGACGCTCGGGCCTGAGCGACGGCCCACCCGCAGCGGGCTCGCGCGGGGACTGCGGGGCCGAGGAGCCCACGGGGTAGGTGCCGCGCCGCACGGGCATCGCCTGAGTGCGCTCCGGCTCGGACGCGCCGTTGCCGACGCCGGCATCCGGCTCCAAGGGGATGGCGCTCGACCCGGCCCGGGCGTGGCTGCCTCGCTGAGACGGCGCGGAGGAACGACGCGGCTGGACTGAGGGCGGCTGCTGGCCCTCCCGCACGGAGGCGGACTGAGCCGAGGCCGGCTGGTCACTGTCGTTGCGGCCCAGGACCGAGTGCCGCTGAGGGCGGCGGGCGGTCGGCGATGACGGGCGGCGCGGGGAACCGCCGGCAACGTCAGTGGGCTGGGCGACGGCCTCGCCGCCGGACGCCTCCCCGCGCTCGCGGCTGCGCTGGTTGACAGCATCAATGGGGCGCTGCCTGCGTTGAGGCCTGCCTCCACCGGAGCCCGGGGTGATTGAGGGCGGGAGTGAGTCGTCTGTCGGAGTCACACCACTGATTCTGCCTCAGGCGGGGCAGGCAGGGGTGGTCGGCTTCGCGGCGGGTTGCTGCTGAGGGGTACTCGCATTGGGGGCCTGAGTGGTCGGCGCCTGCGTCGGGGTGGCCTGGGAGGGGTCGGAGGTCTCAGCCGACTCGTCAGTGCTCTGCGAGGAGGAGTCGTTCGTGGTGGCGCTCGAGTCCGACGAGGCCGGGGCCGAGGTGTCGGTGGGGACGGGCTTGTCCTCCTCGAGGGCCTTCCAGACCTTCTTGGCGCCCTCAGAGGGGACCACCTGGTTCGGGTCAGCCGCGGGCTCGTTCGGCATAGTGACGAAGTTGATCTTGTCGATGCCCACGCCCTGGATGGAGTAGGCCAGACCCGACAGGTTGCCGATCTGACCGATGCGCTCAGACGTGGTGAGGGTCTCCAGGGTGCTGGTGAGGAAGCCGGACTGCGTCAGGAGGCTGGAGGACAGCGCCTTGGAGGCCATCGCTCTCATGAGGTTCTGCTGACGGGTGATGCGGGAGAGATCCGAGCCGTCGCTCACCCCGTGCCGGACACGGGCGTACTGCAGGGCGTTCTCGCCGTCCAGCTTCTGGCAACCCTCAGCGAGCTTGAAACCGGTGTACTCGGAGTCGTCAATGGCCTCATCGACCTGCACGTGGACGCCGCCGAGGGAGTCGACCACCTTGGACAGACCGGTGAAGTCAACGACGATGAAGTCGTCGATGCGCACGTTCGTCAGCGTCTCCACCGTCTTAAGGGTGCAGGCGGCTCCAGAGGCCACGGCCTTCTTGTCGTCACTGCTGCTGCCGGCCCCCTTGGCGAAGGCGGAGTTGAACGGTGCGTCCTCGCTGGCCTCGGTCTTCCCGCCATCGAGGGTGGTGCACTCGGGGATGTCGACCAGCGTGTCGCGGGGGATGGACACGGCATCGACGCGCTTGCGGTCGGCCGAGATGTGCATGACCAGCGCCGTGTCGGAGCGGGCCACGGAGACCTCGTCATCGCCTTGAGAGCCGTCGACGTTGTTGCTCCCCGCG
This region of Actinomyces oris genomic DNA includes:
- a CDS encoding LCP family protein yields the protein MTPTDDSLPPSITPGSGGGRPQRRQRPIDAVNQRSRERGEASGGEAVAQPTDVAGGSPRRPSSPTARRPQRHSVLGRNDSDQPASAQSASVREGQQPPSVQPRRSSAPSQRGSHARAGSSAIPLEPDAGVGNGASEPERTQAMPVRRGTYPVGSSAPQSPREPAAGGPSLRPERPRRPQRSRPRWRRIVGWTVVVIVVVLALIAARVAWLWNDVSSQLHRVDALSGAADTPGETWLIVGSDARGGAVQDETEGARADSVMLLHKADNGQTSLTSLPRDTYVDIPEYGENKINAAYSFGGPKLLVQTVEKLSGLTVDHYVEVGMTGVSQMVDAVGGVNVCLDYDVADEDSGLVWDTSQGTCQTVDGTKALAYSRMRKSDPNGDVGRGQRQRAVISAVVSKAAAPSTAFSFSRQDALVDAGTNALTVDRSAGTMSIAQMVLAFRSASGSGLTGAPPIEDPAYSPEDADIGETVLLQDTTAPNFFSKLRDGKLTAADFNQS
- a CDS encoding LCP family protein; the encoded protein is MPQFSKPHARHSSKELGRRLARRVGLSLLAVTIFVVSAAGFAWHNIQSRITWFNIDSLLSEEDRPGTKPPDSYEGRAVNLLILGTDSRAGSNNVDGSQGDDEVSVARSDTALVMHISADRKRVDAVSIPRDTLVDIPECTTLDGGKTEASEDAPFNSAFAKGAGSSSDDKKAVASGAACTLKTVETLTNVRIDDFIVVDFTGLSKVVDSLGGVHVQVDEAIDDSEYTGFKLAEGCQKLDGENALQYARVRHGVSDGSDLSRITRQQNLMRAMASKALSSSLLTQSGFLTSTLETLTTSERIGQIGNLSGLAYSIQGVGIDKINFVTMPNEPAADPNQVVPSEGAKKVWKALEEDKPVPTDTSAPASSDSSATTNDSSSQSTDESAETSDPSQATPTQAPTTQAPNASTPQQQPAAKPTTPACPA